A region from the Caldalkalibacillus salinus genome encodes:
- a CDS encoding glutamate decarboxylase, with translation MWTAIYIAPSEKIAERIQDRLAEEGFLVKVKPSQHGKQFEILVPEAELEEIKEVLSSILH, from the coding sequence ATGTGGACGGCGATTTACATAGCTCCTAGTGAAAAAATCGCAGAACGAATCCAAGACCGTCTAGCAGAAGAGGGCTTTCTTGTTAAAGTAAAACCTAGTCAGCATGGCAAACAGTTTGAGATATTAGTACCTGAAGCCGAGCTAGAGGAAATTAAGGAAGTCTTAAGCTCGATCCTCCATTAA
- a CDS encoding malic enzyme-like NAD(P)-binding protein produces MATTREESLHLHRKNQGKLAVKSKISVKNAKDLSLAYSPGVAEPCKEIFDTPKNVYEYTMKGNMVAVVTDGTAVLGLGNIGPAAAMPVMEGKAVLFKSFAGVDAFPICLDTTDVDKIVESVKLLQPTFGGVNLEDIAAPNCFEIEERLKKETNIPIFHDDQHGTAIVTLAGLVNALKVVGKDLSSIKVVANGAGAAGIAIIKLLIRMGVKDILLCDSKGIIYEGRPQGMNNIKEQVAKMTNHNRQEGTLADAMQGADVFVGVSVAGAVTEEMIQSMNEDPIIFAMANPDPEIMPEDAKKAGARVIGTGRSDFANQVNNVLAFPGIFRGALDVYATHINEEMKIAAVYAIAELISEGELTEDYVIPAPFDTRVAPAVAAAVAKAAMETGVARRQVDPDSVAEKTRQLAMIEDA; encoded by the coding sequence ATCTCTGTAAAAAATGCAAAGGATCTTAGTTTGGCGTACTCCCCTGGAGTGGCTGAACCGTGTAAAGAGATATTTGACACTCCTAAGAACGTGTATGAGTACACGATGAAGGGGAATATGGTTGCAGTCGTCACGGATGGGACTGCAGTATTGGGCCTAGGGAATATTGGACCTGCTGCGGCTATGCCAGTTATGGAAGGGAAAGCTGTACTTTTTAAGTCCTTCGCTGGTGTGGATGCGTTTCCAATTTGTCTAGATACGACCGACGTAGACAAAATTGTGGAGTCAGTTAAACTTCTCCAACCGACTTTTGGAGGAGTGAACCTTGAAGATATTGCTGCACCTAACTGCTTTGAGATTGAGGAGCGTTTGAAGAAAGAAACGAACATTCCGATATTCCATGATGACCAACACGGGACAGCGATTGTAACGCTAGCTGGGTTGGTGAATGCCCTTAAAGTTGTAGGCAAGGACCTATCGTCGATTAAAGTTGTGGCTAATGGTGCAGGTGCAGCGGGCATTGCCATTATTAAATTACTCATCCGTATGGGCGTTAAGGACATTCTACTATGTGATTCTAAGGGCATTATTTATGAGGGCAGACCCCAAGGGATGAACAATATCAAGGAACAAGTGGCCAAAATGACGAATCATAATCGCCAAGAAGGGACATTAGCGGATGCGATGCAAGGGGCGGACGTTTTTGTAGGAGTATCCGTTGCGGGTGCAGTAACTGAAGAGATGATCCAGAGTATGAACGAGGATCCTATCATTTTTGCCATGGCTAATCCAGATCCTGAGATTATGCCTGAGGATGCAAAAAAAGCAGGGGCTAGGGTGATCGGAACAGGTCGCTCTGATTTTGCCAATCAAGTCAATAACGTACTGGCCTTTCCTGGTATCTTCCGTGGTGCATTAGATGTCTATGCCACACATATAAATGAAGAAATGAAAATCGCAGCAGTCTATGCGATTGCGGAATTGATCAGCGAGGGAGAGCTAACGGAAGACTATGTTATCCCTGCTCCATTCGATACACGTGTCGCGCCAGCAGTAGCAGCGGCTGTGGCCAAGGCTGCCATGGAAACAGGTGTAGCGAGAAGACAGGTGGATCCAGACTCGGTGGCTGAGAAAACGAGACAGCTAGCGATGATTGAAGACGCGTAA
- the accD gene encoding acetyl-CoA carboxylase, carboxyltransferase subunit beta, producing MLKDLFNKKQKRKYATIPSEQAKKDIPEGLMVKCKQCGTILYKKELEKNLKVCANCGYHFPLTAGERIQMIVDEGTFVEYDKAITSKDPLEFPEYQERLESTMDKTGLNEAVVTGEAQIEGLPVVIGVMDSRFIMASMGSVVGEKITRAIESAIVNKRPFILFSASGGARMQEGILSLMQMGKTSAALSQLDRQGGLFISVLTHPTYGGVSASFASLGDYNIAEPQALIGFAGRRVIEQTIRQKLPDDFQTAEFQLNHGQLDMVVKRALLRERLATILDIHAS from the coding sequence GTGTTAAAAGATTTATTTAATAAAAAACAGAAGCGTAAGTATGCCACCATCCCGTCGGAACAAGCGAAAAAGGATATACCTGAAGGGTTGATGGTGAAATGTAAACAGTGTGGTACAATCCTATATAAGAAAGAATTGGAAAAGAACCTGAAAGTTTGCGCCAATTGTGGTTATCACTTCCCTCTCACGGCTGGGGAAAGAATTCAGATGATAGTGGATGAGGGTACCTTTGTCGAGTATGACAAGGCTATCACGTCCAAAGACCCCTTAGAGTTTCCCGAGTATCAGGAGCGATTAGAAAGTACGATGGACAAGACAGGATTGAATGAGGCAGTCGTAACAGGCGAAGCTCAGATTGAGGGATTGCCTGTTGTGATTGGTGTCATGGACTCTAGATTTATTATGGCGAGTATGGGATCAGTCGTAGGAGAGAAGATTACGCGCGCCATCGAGAGTGCCATTGTAAACAAAAGGCCATTTATATTATTTTCGGCTTCTGGTGGGGCGAGAATGCAGGAAGGGATATTGAGCTTAATGCAAATGGGAAAAACAAGTGCAGCGCTGTCACAGCTTGACCGTCAGGGTGGCCTGTTTATTTCTGTTCTAACTCACCCAACATACGGTGGCGTTTCCGCTTCATTTGCTTCGTTAGGTGATTACAATATAGCTGAACCACAGGCTCTAATAGGTTTTGCCGGACGGCGTGTCATAGAGCAAACGATACGCCAGAAGTTACCAGATGACTTCCAGACGGCGGAATTTCAATTGAATCACGGACAATTAGACATGGTCGTTAAACGCGCTCTATTGAGAGAACGTTTGGCTACAATCTTAGACATACATGCGAGCTAA